The following proteins come from a genomic window of Peptoniphilus equinus:
- a CDS encoding phage holin family protein, translated as MRLIVKIFVSALSIGIAAALSPMQVSNFSAAIVAAVVMGLINWGIENFTTVKSSSLGRGLSGFLIGALVIFITGQLVDGFHAGIFGALIGAFVLGIVSAVIPGEKTY; from the coding sequence ATGCGTCTTATTGTAAAAATTTTTGTCAGTGCGCTGAGTATAGGCATTGCTGCAGCACTGAGTCCCATGCAGGTATCCAACTTCTCTGCAGCTATTGTTGCTGCCGTGGTGATGGGTCTGATCAATTGGGGTATTGAAAATTTCACCACCGTGAAAAGTTCGTCGTTAGGTCGAGGCTTGTCAGGGTTTCTTATCGGCGCACTGGTTATTTTTATAACCGGTCAGTTGGTGGATGGTTTCCATGCCGGTATTTTCGGTGCTCTTATCGGAGCTTTTGTATTGGGTATTGTGAGTGCCGTTATTCCGGGAGAGAAAACCTATTAA